The uncultured Trichococcus sp. DNA window CCAAAGAGTCTTATTGATGCAGGCGTCTTTTATGACACCTATCACGATGTCGGTAAATGATAAATTTTCAGTCCGCAATGCGCGATTCAACTATTTTGAACCATTTCTGACATCAGCGTTTCTCCAAAGCAAGTTCCACTTCTTCCACAGTCAGCAGGTTCCCTGGTAGCCCCAAAGCCTGCGCAATCTTCACGGCTTGGGGCTGATCCAGATGGGCTTGCTGCAGAAGGTCCTTTTTACCGAAGACTTCCCTTGCATCGCCTTCGAGCAACAGTTGTCCTTGACTGAAGACGACGACACGTTCAAAAACGGCAGCCGCAAAGTCCATGTCATGCAGAATGCAGAGCACGGCTTTCCCTTCCGCCTGAAGATCTTCGATCACTTTTTTGATGATCGCTTTTCCCGCTACGTCCTGCCCCATCGTAGGTTCATCGAAAATGACGATGGGCGTATCCATCGCCAAAACCGAAGCCAAGGCCACCATCTTTCGTTGCGCCAAGTTGAGGTCGTACGGATTCACCTTCTCGACATCAACGAGCTCTACTTGCGCCAAAGCCGCGCGGGAACTGGCCTTTGCTTCACCCATAGACTGTCCGATGTTCAATGGACCTACCATGACCTCATCCAAAACGGTGTTCTTGAAAATCTGATCATCGGGATTCTGAAAAACCAGCCCGATTTTCTTGGCGATCTGGGCAACCGTCAAAGTTTTTAAATCGGTCCCGTCCAGCAGAATCCTGCCGGAATCAGGGCGCAAGAGTCCCTTCAGCAGTTTCACGAAGGTCGTTTTCCCCGATCCGTTCTGTCCGATGATGGCCGTTTTCCGGCCACCCAGCACCAAATCGATGCCCTTTATGACGGGTGTCGCTTTATCGTAGGCAAAATGCAGCTTTTCTATTTCCAGTTTATTCATGAGGGACACCTTCTTCCGCAAGCAAGCCTTTCAGCTCATCCAAGTCCACAGGGTAATACCCATTGGCCTTCCGCCTGTTCAGATGGCGGGCGATCGCGGTCACGGCTGGCGGCTGCACTCCCAGCGACGCTAAGTCTTCGCGTGAAAAAACGGCTTCGGGCGTATCATACGCAATCAATTTTGCGTCATCCAAAAGCAGGACCCGGTCGGCATACTGCGCGATTTTTTCCATCTTCTGCTCGGCCATGATGATTGTGATGCCTTCTTTCGTAAGGTTCTCCACAACCTTAAAGACCTCTTCCGACCCTTGCGGATCCAGTTGGGAAGTGGGTTCATCCAAAATCAGCACTTTCGGCTTCATCGCGACCACGCCGGCGATCGCAACCCGCTGCATTTGCCCGCCGGAAAGATCGAATGGGTTCTTGTCCTTCACTTTGCGGATGTCCAGCAAGTCCAAACTCTCTTCGATCCGCTTGATGATTTCGTCGCGCGGCAGTCCCATGTTCTCCAGACCAAAAGCGATTTCTTCATATACCGTAAAACGTGAGCCGGTGATCTGGGAAAACGGATTTTCGAACACCAACCCGGCTGCTGCAGTGACTTCACTCACATCCGTCGTGCGCACATCCAAACCGGCTATCATTACCGATCCGCCGTAGGCCCCTTTGAAAAAGTGCGGCACCAAACCACTGAGTGCATAGCACAAGGTCGATTTCCCGGCGGTGTTCCTTCCGATCAGACCAATGAATTCACCCTCTTCGACCGAAAAGCTGATGCCGTCCAACGCCAATTTGGTCGTGTCTGGATAGCGATATTTCAGACCCTTCACTACTATGATATTCATCCCATCAACCTCCAGACGATCAACCCGGCCAGAATCACCAACAGCAGGATATTCAGCAAGGCACTGTAACGATAGGACTTCGCTTCATTCAGATAGGTTTTCGGCGTGTCCCTGTCGAAGCCGCGGACATCGAGCGCAATCGCTCTCTCCCTAGTATCGTTCAGGGCGTTCAGGATGACCGGTCCCAACAATGGGAAGAATGCCTTTACCCGAACAAACAGGCTGCCCTCAGTCTCCATCCCGCGCGACCGTTGTGCATCCTGAATTTTGCCGTAAGTGGCCCGAAGCTGCGGGATGATCTGCAGAACCGAAAGGATGACGTAGCCGATTTTCGGGGACATGCCTTTCTGCTGCAGCCGTTCAACCAGTTCCGTCGGTGAAGTCGTCAGCACCAACACTCCAAAGGCGCTGACCATATTGATGACGCGCATGGTCAGACGAAAGGCTATAATCAGGCCCTCTTTGTAGAATTTTATCGGGCCCAATTCATAAAGTAACGTTTCGTTGGCAGGATTGAAAAAACCTTGCACAATGACGATCGACAGAATCAATAAAAAACTGA harbors:
- a CDS encoding ABC transporter ATP-binding protein, with product MNKLEIEKLHFAYDKATPVIKGIDLVLGGRKTAIIGQNGSGKTTFVKLLKGLLRPDSGRILLDGTDLKTLTVAQIAKKIGLVFQNPDDQIFKNTVLDEVMVGPLNIGQSMGEAKASSRAALAQVELVDVEKVNPYDLNLAQRKMVALASVLAMDTPIVIFDEPTMGQDVAGKAIIKKVIEDLQAEGKAVLCILHDMDFAAAVFERVVVFSQGQLLLEGDAREVFGKKDLLQQAHLDQPQAVKIAQALGLPGNLLTVEEVELALEKR
- a CDS encoding ATP-binding cassette domain-containing protein; this translates as MNIIVVKGLKYRYPDTTKLALDGISFSVEEGEFIGLIGRNTAGKSTLCYALSGLVPHFFKGAYGGSVMIAGLDVRTTDVSEVTAAAGLVFENPFSQITGSRFTVYEEIAFGLENMGLPRDEIIKRIEESLDLLDIRKVKDKNPFDLSGGQMQRVAIAGVVAMKPKVLILDEPTSQLDPQGSEEVFKVVENLTKEGITIIMAEQKMEKIAQYADRVLLLDDAKLIAYDTPEAVFSREDLASLGVQPPAVTAIARHLNRRKANGYYPVDLDELKGLLAEEGVPHE
- a CDS encoding energy-coupling factor transporter transmembrane component T, encoding MDAMTLYVPRNSPIHHLDPLTKMLYVVVSIAAAYLLDDLWQVAAVMLTSFGILLVGKVFRNILPVIALSFLLILSIVIVQGFFNPANETLLYELGPIKFYKEGLIIAFRLTMRVINMVSAFGVLVLTTSPTELVERLQQKGMSPKIGYVILSVLQIIPQLRATYGKIQDAQRSRGMETEGSLFVRVKAFFPLLGPVILNALNDTRERAIALDVRGFDRDTPKTYLNEAKSYRYSALLNILLLVILAGLIVWRLMG